In Pleuronectes platessa chromosome 5, fPlePla1.1, whole genome shotgun sequence, a single genomic region encodes these proteins:
- the LOC128440635 gene encoding P2Y purinoceptor 3 isoform X2 — protein sequence MPNPVASLSTETLISKTFSFDTFSTSVLPTDPFTAASFNITIGNFSGIGILRCTYKEDFKRILLPAVYTLVFLLGLPLNSAVILKIWRTRPNLSKNNIYMLNLAIADFLYVMSLPLLIYNYGSHDYWPFGEFACKLVRFQFYSNLHGSILFLTCISVQRYVGICHPFAMWHKRGSRKMTWCVCGGVWLVVAILCAPTFYYAETGIQRNRTVCYDLSPPKLSLAYYPYGMALTFFGFLLPFMGVMACYCRMAHILCRPVSYQGVSMASAEKRDTAVRMIILVAVVFCISFLPFHLTKTMYLVIRTLPNAPCETRNLFSIIYKSTRPFASMNSFLDPILFYFTQPRYRQSTRRFVLRVTTLREKGTSV from the exons AAACCTTCTCCTTTGACACCTTTTCCACCAGCGTACTCCCCACAGACCCCTTCACAGCGGCCAGCTTCAACATCACCATCGGCAACTTCAGTGGGATCGGAATCCTCCGCTGCACCTATAAGGAAGATTTTAAACGTATCCTGCTCCCTGCCGTGTACACGCTTGTTTTCCTGCTTGGCCTCCCTCTCAACTCCGCTGTCATACTGAAGATATGGAGGACGAGGCCCAATCTGTCCAAGAACAACATCTACATGCTCAACCTGGCCATAGCCGACTTTCTGtatgtgatgtcacttcctctaCTCATTTACAACTACGGCAGCCATGACTACTGGCCTTTCGGGGAGTTTGCCTGTAAGCTGGTCAGGTTTCAGTTCTACAG TAATCTACATGGcagcatcctcttcctcacctgcaTCAGCGTGCAGCGCTACGTGGGCATCTGCCATCCTTTCGCGATGTGGCACAAGCGGGGCAGTCGCAAGATGACGTGGTGCGTCTGCGGAGGGGTTTGGCTGGTCGTCGCCATCCTGTGCGCACCCACGTTTTACTACGCCGAGACGGGAATCCAGCGCAACCGCACTGTGTGTTACGACTTAAGCCCGCCGAAGCTCTCATTGGCCTACTATCCTTACGGTATGGCTCTGACCTTCTTCGGCTTCTTGTTGCCTTTCATGGGCGTGATGGCGTGCTACTGCCGGATGGCCCACATCCTCTGTCGCCCAGTGTCCTACCAGGGTGTCTCCATGGCGAGTGCGGAGAAGCGGGACACGGCGGTGAGGATGATCATCTTGGTGGCGGTGGTTTTCTGCATTAGCTTCCTGCCGTTTCACCTCACCAAGACCATGTACCTGGTGATACGCACCCTGCCCAACGCGCCGTGCGAGACCAGGAACTTGTTCTCAATCATATATAAGAGCACCAGGCCGTTCGCCAGCATGAACAGCTTTCTGGACCCAATCCTGTTCTACTTCACGCAGCCACGATACCGGCAGAGCACCCGGAGGTTTGTGCTCAGAGTCACCACACTCAGGGAAAAAGGcacgagtgtgtga